One segment of Pseudomonas sp. FP2196 DNA contains the following:
- the ompR gene encoding two-component system response regulator OmpR: MSSTAQTAEGEKILIVDDDPGLSSLLERFFVSKGYRARTVPNTEQMDRLLSREVFNLVVLDLMLPGEDGLTACRRLRAANNQIPIIMLTAKGDEMSRIKGLELGADDYLAKPFNPDELMARVKAVLRRQAAPVPGAPGSEDENVTFGDYVLSLATRELKRGDEVHMLTTGEFAVLKALVMNARQPLTRDKLMNLARGREWDALERSIDVQISRLRRMIEPDPSKPRYIQTVWGVGYVFVPDGAATK; encoded by the coding sequence ATGAGCAGCACTGCACAAACTGCTGAAGGCGAAAAAATTCTCATCGTTGACGACGATCCGGGGCTGAGCAGCCTGCTGGAACGTTTTTTCGTCAGCAAGGGCTATCGTGCCCGTACCGTACCGAACACCGAGCAGATGGATCGTCTGCTGTCGCGTGAAGTCTTCAATCTGGTCGTTCTCGACCTGATGCTGCCCGGCGAAGATGGCTTGACCGCATGCCGTCGTCTGCGAGCAGCGAATAACCAGATTCCGATCATCATGCTCACCGCCAAAGGCGATGAGATGAGCCGCATCAAGGGCCTGGAACTGGGCGCCGACGATTATCTGGCCAAGCCGTTCAACCCGGACGAGCTGATGGCGCGGGTCAAGGCTGTTCTGCGTCGTCAGGCCGCTCCGGTACCGGGCGCGCCGGGCAGCGAAGACGAAAACGTCACTTTCGGTGATTACGTGTTGTCGCTGGCTACCCGTGAACTGAAACGCGGCGACGAAGTACACATGCTCACCACCGGTGAGTTTGCGGTACTCAAGGCCTTGGTGATGAATGCTCGTCAGCCACTGACCCGCGACAAGCTGATGAACCTGGCTCGTGGCCGCGAGTGGGATGCGCTGGAGCGTTCCATCGACGTGCAGATTTCCCGTCTGCGCCGGATGATCGAGCCTGATCCGTCGAAACCGCGCTATATCCAGACTGTCTGGGGCGTTGGCTACGTGTTCGTACCGGATGGCGCCGCCACCAAGTGA
- a CDS encoding ATP-binding protein, protein MKTPVWFPQSFFSRTLWLVLIVVLFSKALTLVYLLMNEDVLVDRQYSHGVALTLRAFWAADEENRAKIADAATLIRVVGAGVPEGEQHWPYSEIYQRQMQAELGADTEVRLRMHSPPALWVRAPSLGDGWLKVPLYPHPLRGQKIWNVLGWFLAIGLLSTASAWIFVSQLNQPLKRLVYAARQLGQGRSVRLPISDTPSEMTEVYRAFNQMAEDVEQAGRERELMLAGVSHDLRTPLTRLRLSLELMGDRNDLTDDMVRDIEDMDAILDQFLAFIRDGRDESVEEVDLSDLVREVAAPYNQSEEKVRLRLEPIPPFPLRRVSMKRLLNNLIGNALNHAGSGVEVAAYVSGDTSAPYVVLSVMDRGAGIDPSELEAIFNPFTRGDRARGGKGTGLGLAIVKRIASMHGGNVELRNRSGGGLEARVRLPLGLMLPRDAV, encoded by the coding sequence ATGAAAACCCCCGTCTGGTTCCCCCAAAGTTTTTTCTCCCGCACCCTCTGGCTGGTGCTCATCGTCGTGCTGTTTTCCAAGGCGCTGACCCTGGTTTATCTGTTGATGAACGAGGACGTGCTGGTGGATCGCCAATACAGCCACGGTGTCGCTCTGACACTGCGTGCCTTTTGGGCCGCTGACGAAGAAAATCGCGCAAAGATCGCTGATGCCGCGACCCTGATACGGGTGGTGGGGGCCGGTGTGCCGGAAGGTGAACAGCATTGGCCGTACAGCGAGATCTACCAGCGGCAAATGCAGGCAGAGCTGGGCGCGGATACGGAAGTGCGATTACGCATGCACTCGCCGCCGGCGCTGTGGGTTCGTGCGCCGAGCCTGGGTGATGGCTGGTTGAAAGTGCCGTTGTACCCGCATCCACTGCGCGGCCAGAAAATCTGGAACGTGCTTGGCTGGTTCCTGGCCATTGGTTTGCTGTCGACGGCGTCGGCGTGGATTTTCGTCAGCCAGCTCAACCAGCCCTTGAAACGCCTGGTCTATGCCGCCCGGCAACTCGGCCAGGGCCGCAGTGTGCGCCTGCCGATCAGTGATACGCCGAGCGAGATGACCGAGGTGTATCGCGCCTTCAACCAGATGGCCGAAGACGTCGAACAGGCCGGGCGTGAGCGCGAGCTGATGCTGGCCGGGGTTTCCCATGACTTGCGCACGCCCTTGACTCGATTGCGTTTGTCACTCGAGCTGATGGGCGACCGCAATGACTTGACCGATGACATGGTGCGCGACATCGAAGACATGGACGCGATTCTCGATCAATTCCTCGCGTTCATTCGCGACGGTCGGGACGAGTCGGTGGAAGAGGTGGACCTCAGCGATCTGGTACGTGAGGTGGCGGCGCCCTATAACCAGAGTGAAGAAAAGGTTCGCCTGCGTCTGGAGCCGATTCCGCCGTTTCCGTTGCGTCGGGTTTCGATGAAGCGCTTGCTGAACAACTTGATCGGCAACGCCTTGAATCACGCCGGCAGCGGCGTCGAAGTCGCGGCTTATGTGTCCGGTGACACCAGTGCGCCGTATGTGGTGCTGAGTGTGATGGACAGGGGGGCGGGGATTGATCCTTCGGAGCTTGAGGCGATCTTCAACCCGTTTACCCGAGGCGATCGTGCGCGGGGCGGCAAGGGTACTGGATTGGGTTTGGCGATCGTGAAGCGGATTGCTTCGATGCATGGCGGCAATGTTGAGTTGCGTAATCGGTCGGGTGGTGGACTGGAGGCGCGGGTAAGGTTGCCGCTTGGGTTGATGTTGCCGCGGGATGCTGTTTAA
- the rimK gene encoding 30S ribosomal protein S6--L-glutamate ligase, translating into MKIAVLSRNPRLYSTRRLVEAGTERGHEMVVIDTLRAYMNIASHKPQIHYRGKPLEGFDAVIPRIGASVTFYGCAVLRQFEMMGVFPLNESVAIARSRDKLRSLQLLSRRGIGLPVTGFAHSPDDIPDLIDMVNGAPLVIKVLEGTQGIGVVLCETATAAESVIEAFMGLKQNIMVQEYIKEAGGADIRCFVVGDKVIAAMKRQAKPGEFRSNLHRGGSASLIKITPEERMTALRAAKVMGLAVAGVDILRSNHGPLVMEVNSSPGLEGIETTTGKNVAGIIIEHLEKNGGPNMTRTKGKG; encoded by the coding sequence ATGAAGATCGCTGTGCTGTCGCGGAACCCGCGTCTGTATTCCACCCGTCGTCTGGTCGAAGCCGGCACCGAACGCGGGCATGAAATGGTAGTGATCGACACCTTGCGCGCCTACATGAACATTGCCAGCCACAAGCCGCAGATCCACTATCGCGGCAAACCGCTGGAAGGCTTCGATGCGGTGATCCCGCGGATCGGTGCGTCGGTGACGTTCTATGGCTGCGCAGTGCTGCGTCAGTTCGAAATGATGGGGGTTTTTCCGCTGAATGAATCGGTGGCCATCGCCCGTTCGCGGGACAAATTGCGCTCTCTGCAATTGCTGTCACGTCGTGGCATCGGTTTGCCGGTGACCGGGTTTGCCCACTCACCGGATGACATCCCCGACCTGATCGACATGGTCAATGGCGCGCCATTGGTGATCAAAGTGCTGGAAGGAACTCAGGGCATTGGTGTGGTGCTGTGTGAAACCGCGACCGCCGCCGAGTCGGTGATCGAAGCGTTCATGGGCCTGAAGCAGAACATCATGGTTCAGGAATACATCAAGGAGGCCGGCGGTGCGGATATCCGCTGCTTCGTGGTTGGCGACAAGGTAATCGCGGCGATGAAGCGTCAGGCCAAACCGGGTGAATTCCGCTCCAACCTGCACCGCGGCGGCAGCGCCAGTCTGATCAAGATCACCCCTGAAGAGCGCATGACGGCGTTGCGTGCGGCCAAGGTCATGGGTCTGGCAGTGGCGGGGGTGGATATCCTGCGCTCCAATCACGGGCCGCTGGTGATGGAAGTGAACTCGTCGCCGGGGCTGGAGGGCATCGAGACCACCACTGGCAAGAACGTGGCGGGGATCATCATTGAGCATCTTGAGAAGAATGGCGGGCCGAATATGACTCGGACCAAGGGCAAGGGCTAA
- a CDS encoding ATP-dependent zinc protease, giving the protein MGVAGLRAKIDTGASTSSLHATDIEPFERDGEKWVRFTAHLGTVVQLRHRRCEAPLVTRKTIKSSNGHAQERYVISTTLALGDRVWPIEFTLACRKSMRYRLLLGSKALIDGHLVVNPGIKYVQDKPVFPVSTSSTGVA; this is encoded by the coding sequence TTGGGAGTCGCGGGCCTGCGCGCAAAAATCGACACCGGTGCCAGTACCTCCAGCCTGCATGCCACCGACATCGAGCCGTTTGAACGCGACGGCGAGAAGTGGGTGCGTTTTACCGCGCACCTGGGCACGGTGGTGCAGTTGCGTCATCGGCGCTGTGAAGCGCCACTGGTGACGCGCAAAACCATTAAAAGCTCCAATGGCCATGCCCAGGAACGCTATGTGATCAGCACGACGCTGGCGCTGGGTGATCGGGTCTGGCCTATCGAGTTCACTCTCGCCTGCCGCAAGTCCATGCGCTATCGCCTGTTGCTCGGTTCCAAAGCCCTGATCGATGGCCACCTGGTGGTCAATCCGGGCATCAAATATGTACAAGACAAGCCGGTGTTCCCGGTATCTACCTCCTCCACAGGTGTTGCATGA
- a CDS encoding RNA-binding S4 domain-containing protein has protein sequence MAQKSEEDDKVRLDKWLWAARFYKTRALAKAAIESGKVHCRGERCKPGKEPRIGDEFEIRTGFEVRTVRVEALSIVRRGAPEAQTLYAETEVSVEKREAAAAMRKAGALGVSTDGKPSKKQRRDLFKFRGNSSGE, from the coding sequence ATGGCACAAAAAAGCGAAGAGGACGACAAGGTCCGTCTCGATAAGTGGCTATGGGCAGCGCGTTTTTATAAAACCCGTGCCTTGGCCAAAGCAGCGATCGAGAGTGGCAAGGTGCATTGTCGAGGCGAGCGCTGCAAGCCTGGCAAAGAGCCACGCATCGGCGATGAATTCGAGATCCGCACCGGCTTCGAAGTGCGCACGGTGAGGGTCGAAGCCTTGTCGATCGTGCGTCGTGGCGCGCCTGAGGCACAGACGCTGTATGCAGAAACCGAGGTGAGTGTTGAAAAACGCGAAGCGGCTGCGGCGATGCGCAAGGCGGGTGCGTTGGGCGTGAGCACCGACGGCAAGCCGAGCAAGAAACAGCGGCGGGACTTGTTCAAGTTTCGTGGAAACAGCAGTGGCGAGTAG
- a CDS encoding phosphatase PAP2 family protein → MNNPGLFQSRWNLGRLVLCNVVPLALLAFWLWPTGNSLCVIFDEWLFRSLNAPLASNTIWLHIWAIASLRPFDIVVGLILLMLLIKGDWVFKAIDVRQAFFGFFSILLLMVVIRALFSKFADHMDWQHSSPSMVLEGAIHLSDYFPHLEKTWELKDRSSQSFPGDHASVLLIWALFMGVFSRTAGQFLTIWGLTLLFMLPRLVAGAHWGQDDYIGGVLLAVWALGWGYYTPFAHHAANFWLKVTAPIFNLLGKLPLLSRMSVVRSA, encoded by the coding sequence ATGAACAATCCGGGTTTGTTCCAATCAAGGTGGAACCTCGGCCGGCTGGTTCTGTGCAACGTAGTGCCATTAGCGCTACTGGCTTTCTGGTTATGGCCTACGGGCAACTCGCTGTGTGTGATTTTCGACGAGTGGCTGTTCCGCTCGCTCAATGCACCGCTGGCCAGCAACACGATATGGCTCCACATCTGGGCAATTGCAAGTCTGCGCCCGTTCGACATTGTGGTCGGGCTGATTCTGCTGATGCTGCTGATCAAGGGCGACTGGGTGTTCAAGGCGATTGATGTACGTCAGGCGTTTTTCGGTTTTTTCTCGATCCTGCTGTTGATGGTGGTGATCCGCGCACTATTTTCCAAATTCGCCGACCACATGGACTGGCAGCACAGCAGCCCGTCGATGGTGCTTGAAGGCGCCATTCACCTGAGCGACTACTTCCCGCATCTGGAGAAGACCTGGGAGCTGAAGGATCGCTCAAGCCAGAGCTTCCCCGGTGATCACGCTTCGGTGCTGTTGATCTGGGCATTGTTCATGGGCGTGTTCAGCCGCACGGCTGGCCAGTTCCTGACGATCTGGGGTCTGACCTTGCTGTTCATGCTGCCGCGACTGGTGGCCGGTGCGCATTGGGGTCAGGACGATTACATCGGCGGTGTGTTGCTGGCGGTGTGGGCGCTGGGCTGGGGTTACTACACGCCGTTTGCCCATCACGCGGCGAATTTCTGGCTGAAGGTGACTGCGCCGATCTTTAATCTGCTCGGCAAGCTGCCGCTGCTTTCGCGGATGAGTGTGGTGCGTAGCGCCTGA
- the hslO gene encoding Hsp33 family molecular chaperone HslO, whose product MTDLTDTDFTQRFIFDDSDTRGELVALERSYAEVLAKHPYPEPVAQLLGELMAAASLLVGTLKFDGLLILQARSEGPIPMLMIECSSEREIRGLARYHADQIAADATLTDLMPNGVLALTVDPTVGQRYQGIVDLDGETLSDCFTNYFVMSQQVGTRFKLFADGRRARGLLLQQLPADRLKDEEDRAASWQHITALASTLTADELLSLDNETVLHRLYHEEQVRLFDVQRLRFHCSCSRERSGNALVSLGLEDAQALVAEQGGKIEIDCQFCNERYVYDAADIAQLFAGAGVDTPSDTRH is encoded by the coding sequence ATGACCGACCTGACGGATACCGATTTCACCCAACGCTTCATCTTCGATGACAGCGACACCCGCGGCGAACTGGTTGCGCTTGAGCGCAGTTACGCCGAAGTTCTTGCCAAACACCCGTACCCGGAACCGGTGGCGCAACTGCTGGGCGAATTGATGGCGGCCGCTTCTTTGCTGGTAGGCACCCTGAAGTTCGACGGCTTGCTGATTTTGCAGGCGCGCTCCGAAGGCCCGATCCCGATGTTGATGATCGAGTGCTCCAGCGAGCGTGAGATCCGTGGCCTGGCGCGTTATCACGCCGACCAGATCGCGGCAGATGCGACCCTCACTGACTTGATGCCCAACGGCGTCCTGGCCCTTACCGTCGACCCGACCGTCGGCCAGCGTTATCAGGGCATCGTCGACCTCGACGGCGAAACCCTGTCCGATTGCTTCACCAACTATTTCGTCATGTCACAACAGGTCGGCACCCGCTTCAAGTTGTTCGCCGATGGCCGTCGTGCCCGTGGCCTGTTGCTGCAACAACTGCCGGCCGACCGTCTGAAGGACGAAGAAGACCGCGCCGCCAGTTGGCAGCACATCACCGCGCTGGCCAGTACCCTGACCGCCGATGAACTGTTGAGCCTGGACAACGAAACCGTGCTGCACCGCCTCTACCATGAAGAGCAAGTGCGCCTGTTCGATGTGCAGCGTCTGCGCTTCCATTGCAGCTGCTCGCGGGAACGCTCGGGCAATGCGCTGGTCAGTCTGGGTCTGGAAGATGCGCAGGCGCTGGTGGCCGAGCAGGGCGGCAAAATCGAGATCGATTGCCAGTTCTGCAACGAGCGTTACGTCTACGATGCGGCCGATATCGCTCAATTGTTCGCTGGTGCGGGCGTCGACACGCCGTCAGATACCCGGCACTAA